Proteins encoded by one window of Cannabis sativa cultivar Pink pepper isolate KNU-18-1 chromosome 4, ASM2916894v1, whole genome shotgun sequence:
- the LOC115713385 gene encoding uncharacterized protein LOC115713385 has product MAPRLIIPAPEHFTGRVTYRGTGIFAKIKARFEEFNLNNTAKESRFGSFWNAVPLTFSSVLFHQLMLHKMKVDAQEELRMRFYVGRKEVRFGVLEFALITGLDFSSGPTEEEKAAQVARSGSDRLINRYFNRSDSVKTEALQLQFTNCQNPEDLYKLGLCLFVESVLLGREANALITPHILRYVEDLEFFFRIPWGKHSFARLMHSLQKDMLKQKANYEKKLSSDVQHECKYTAYGFAPAVQYWAYEAILEVGKRYGTNHGIRFPRMLSWTSKGDIGKKDVSALFSRRNLEVVKGLLPRTEEEAFVRTISYDGVENLVDDVVDDTEAEAGSQVPETQVPDTQETDTQATGSEPQPSAPSSSGVRGAEYTDLVARLDRIEADTQGLYAAHVELKKAYETSHVELKGGQNVIMEQLRHILAMLNRPPTTASAPEAPADPSTPPPAASPPVEEDEVFPDDYDPYEGAPATPIEAQPLIHVHDTESQGEILSIEAQPAVVKSRKRKRKPPVWFGDYTEMKRRHRPSSTFDPLEPPDEKLLTTFRKWCVGLILNHRLRDLRSGDYGPGFFWIMLTPKEWLTDDHIDAAMHMLRRRRTDYPLTFPQKGIILSTFVTAMMSSAWTSHKGPRKNFKWEDYILDYCTGAHKSQVFERWRGNEFIYFVLNLPEARHWVTVEVDIELWKINVYDCDSSVCHWTALEPILKVWAELLPSLILATGEFPHNNQIMALANCDITVLPKMHATRATHDLVPKSATSGDCGVYCIEYVEHLMMQRGLTDVTPDRIAMFRQRWCVDLFYQNVG; this is encoded by the exons atggctcccagactcatcattccagcacccgagcattttactggccgcgtcacatataggggcactggaatttttgcaaaaatcaaAGCTCGGTTTGAGGAGTTCAACCTTAATAACACGGCGAAGGAAAGCCGTTTCGGCAGCTTCTGGAATGCCGTACCCTTGACCTTctcctcggtgttatttcaccagctgatgctccacaaaatgaaagtggatgctcaggaggagttgaggatgaggttttatgttggtcgaaaggaggtccgattcggggtgctggagtttgcactcattacgggtttggacttctcctcggggccaacagaagaggagaaggctgcGCAGGTCGCGCGCTCGGGGTCAGACCGATTGATCAACAGATATTTCAACCGGTCTGATAGTGTGAAGACAGAAGCACTCCAACTTCAGTTCACAAACTGCCAGAAcccggaagacttgtacaagctcggcttgtgcttgtttgtggagtcagtGCTTCTGGGCCGCGAGGCAAACGCGCTGATTACGCCTCACATACTTAGATATGTGGAAgacctcgagttcttcttccggattccttgggggaagcactcattcgccagactcatgcactcgcttcagaaagacatgttgaaacagaaggccaactacgagaagaagctgagttcggatgttcagcacgagtgcaaatacacagcatatggcttcgcacctgcagtacaatattgggcgtacgaggccattttggaggttgggaagaggtatggcacgaaccacgggattcggttccccaggatgcttagctggacgagcaaaggcgatattgggaagaaagacgtcagtgcattattttctagacgg aatcttgaagtggtgaaggggctacttccacggacagaggaggaggcatttgtgaggaccatatcttacgatggtgtggagAACCTGGTTGATGATGTTGTGGATGACACAGAGGCTGAGGCAGGTAGTCAGGTACCAGAGACTCAGGTCCCAGACACTCAGGAAACAGACACTCAG gccactggttcagaacctcagcccagtgcaccatcttcatcaggcgttcggggtgccgagtacactgatttagtggctcggttggataggatcgaggctgacactcagggtctgtatgctgctcatgtcgagctgaagaaggcatacgagaccagccatgtagagctgaagggtggtcagaacgtaattatggagcagctcagacacatattggccatgttgaatcgtccgccaacgacagcttcagcaccggaggccccagcagatccatctaccccaccaccagctgcttcacccccagtagaagaggatgaggtcttccccgacgattacgatccttatgagggagctccagcgactccgatcgaggcacaacctcttatccatgtacatgacaccgagtcgcagggtgagattctgtcgatagaggcacaacctgcagtggttaagagtcggaagaggaagagaaagcctcctgtatggttcggtgactatacggagatgaagaggagacataggccatcttcgacttttgatcccctggagccaccggatgagaaattgttaaccactttccgaaagtggtgtgttggactcattctgaaccaccgacttcgggatttgagaagtggtgattacggtccaggattcttttggataatgctcacaccaaaggaatggcttacagatgac CATATAGATGCAGCAATGCATATGCTGAGGAGGCGACGCACCGACTATCCACTGACATTTCCTCAGAAGGGTATCATTCTCTCCACATTCGTGACCGCCATGATGAGCAGTGCATGGACGAGCCACAAGGGTCCGAGGAAAAACTTTAAATGGGAGGATTATATCCTGGACTACTGCACAGGGGCtcataag tcccaagtctttgagagatggaggggtaacgagtttatttacttcgttctgAACCTTCCCGAGGCAAGGCACTGGGTCACAGTTGAAGTCGACATAGAgctgtggaaaattaatgtctacGACTGTGATTCCAGCGTCTGTCATTGGACCGCCTTGGAACCCATCCTGAAGGTTTGGGCAGAACTGCTGCCCTCGCTAATCCTTGCAACCGGGGAATTTCCACATAACAACCAGATCATGGCGTTAGCTAACTGTGACATCACGGTGCTTCCAAAAATGCACGCGACTCGAGCCACTCACGACTTAGTTCCGAAGTCAGCAACCAG tggtgattgtggcgtctattgcattgagtatgtggagcatctcatgatgcaGCGTGGATTGACCGATGTGACGCCAGACCGGATAGCTATGTTTCGTCAACGGTGGTGTgtcgatttattttaccaaaatgtcggctga